A single window of Drosophila suzukii chromosome 3, CBGP_Dsuzu_IsoJpt1.0, whole genome shotgun sequence DNA harbors:
- the LOC108012866 gene encoding translational regulator orb2 isoform X4, with protein MYNKFVNFICGGLPNLNLNKPPQLHQQQQQQQQQQHQQHNQQQQHQQQQQHQQHQQHQQQHQQLQQQLSPNLSALHHHHHQQQQQLREGGGSHSPSSPGGGGSPYNGSQAGCSSGGISPIPPQMSGVSPKYRRSISFPIKGNSPTALYGNPHMDGMGSGGHMNIPTLSIGNGGGVGGGGPGGMVSAGATGGGDAPYLGSNSYGNMMASNGQMHHGGMDNSLSEYMRNMSLGGNGGNGGGDGGNSMSLLQDRMRVMGGPKHLSEADAMAIAASGNDPSVYLNALKMGSPSRLSPHSPHSPIQGGNGGNVGDGTARFSRKVFVGGLPPDIDEDEITTSFRRFGPLVVDWPHKAESKSYFPPKGYAFLLFQDESSVQQLIDSCITDEDKLYLCVSSPTIKDKAVQIRPWRLADADYVLDATMSLDPRKTVFVGGVPRPLKAFELAMIMDRLYGGVCYAGIDTDPELKYPKGAGRVAFSNQQSYIAAISARFVQLQHGDIDKRVEVKPYVLDDQMCDECEGQRCGGKFAPFFCANVTCLQYYCEHCWAVIHSRPGREYHKPLVKEGADRPRAVPFRWC; from the exons ATGTATAACaaatttgttaattttat TTGCGGCGGCCTGCCGAATCTCAATCTCAACAAGCCGCCCCAGctccaccagcagcagcagcagcagcaacagcagcaacatcaacagcataatcagcagcagcaacatcagcagcagcagcagcatcaacagcaccagcaacaccagcagcaacatcaacagctgcagcagcaacttTCGCCGAATCTGAGTGCCCtgcaccatcatcatcatcagcagcagcagcagcttcGGGAGGGCGGTGGATCACATAGCCCCTCGTCGCCGGGCGGAGGAGGATCACCGTACAACGGCTCCCAGGCGGGCTGCAGCAGCGGCGGCATCTCGCCCATTCCTCCCCAGATGTCGGGCGTGTCGCCCAAATACCGTCGCAGCATATCCTTCCCCATCAAGGGCAATTCCCCGACAGCTCTCTATGGCAATCCGCACATGGATGGCATGGGCAGTGGTGGTCACATGAACATACCCACGCTGTCGATTGGAAACGGTGGTGGTGTTGGTGGAGGAGGACCCGGTGGCATGGTCTCGGCAGGAGCAACCGGCGGCGGAGATGCCCCCTATTTGGGAAGCAACAGCTATGGCAACATGATGGCCTCCAATGGGCAGATGCACCACGGCGGCATGGACAACTCACTAAGCGAGTATATGCGCAACATGTCGCTGGGCGGAAACGGTGGTAATGGCGGAGGCGATGGCGGCAACAGCATGTCCCTGTTGCAGGACAGGATGCGTGTGATGGGCGGTCCAAAGCATTTGAGCGAAGCGGATGCCATGGCCATTGCAGCCAGCGGAAATGATCCATCCGTCTACTTGAATGCCCTCAAAATGGGCTCACCGTCGCGTCTCTCGCCCCACTCGCCGCATTCACCAATCCAGGGCGGGAATGGAGGAAATGTCGGCGATGGCACGGCCCGCTTCTCCCGAAAGGTATTCGTTGGTGGCCTGCCACCAGACATCGATGAGGACGAGATCACCACCTCGTTCCGCCGCTTCGGGCCACTGGTCGTTGATTGGCCACACAAGGCGGAGTCCAAGTCGTATTTCCCGCCCAAGGGCTATGCCTTCCTGCTGTTCCAGGACGAGAGCAGCGTGCAGCAGTTGATTGACTCATGCATCACCGATGAGGACAAGCTTTATTTGTGTGTATCCTCGCCAACGATCAAGGATAAGGCTGTGCAGATTCGTCCTTGGCGTCTGGCCGATGCAGATTATGTTCTGGATGCCACCATGTCGCTGGATCCGCGCAAGACGGTGTTCGTGGGCGGAGTCCCACGTCCGCTGAAGGCTTTCGAGCTGGCCATGATCATGGATAGATTGTATGGCGGCGTGTGCTATGCCGGGATTGACACCGATCCGGAGCTTAAGTATCCCAAGGGTGCTGGCCGTGTGGCCTTCTCGAATCAGCAGAGCTACATTGCGGCCATCTCGGCCAGATTTGTGCAGCTGCAGCATGGCGACATTGACAAGCGGGTGGAGGTGAAGCCCTATGTTCTGGACGATCAGATGTGCGATGAGTGCGAGGGTCAGCGTTGCGGGGGCAAATTCGCCCCGTTCTTCTGCGCGAATGTGACCTGTCTGCAGTACTATTGCGAGCACTGCTGGGCCGTGATCCATTCGCGGCCCGGACGGGAGTACCACAAGCCGCTGGTCAAGGAGGGCGCCGACCGGCCGCGTGCGGTGCCCTTTCGCTGGTGTTAA